In one window of Anthonomus grandis grandis chromosome 11, icAntGran1.3, whole genome shotgun sequence DNA:
- the LOC126742270 gene encoding trypsin-7-like, translating to MKFIQFFAVLVGIFEVSQQAKIKNRILNGKVVSIEDYPYQVLVIWNVYILSVPQCGGSIISENYILTAGHCVTIKQNDGKKTWVQLRPEMITVLPGKSSAVDLRSAVSIAKIIVHPKLILKHVFNSNGTCTGTKEVKNDIAMIRLKNPLTISKTISIIRLPSQDEQDSSFCGKIAVVTGFGNTFHNQPTQDLHAVNITMPAVNDCENGFICVSNGKPPRGTCQGDSGGPLVINGIQYGLTSYGTSNISAPEIFCEDFHTTYYVNIIKYRKWISQNSDVDKKYNYI from the exons gcaaaaattaaaaataggattcTTAATGGTAAAGTAGTTTCTATTGAAGATTATCCATATCAAGTACTTGTCATATGGAATGTGTATATTCTATCTGTTCCCCAGTGTGGTGGGTctataatatcagaaaattaTATTCTCACTGCTGGTCATTGTGTAACTATTAAACAAAATGATGGAAAAAAAACATG ggTACAATTGCGACCTGAAATGATTACTGTTCTTCCAGGAAAATCAAGTGCTGTTGATTTGAGATCAGCAGTTTCAATTGCAAAGATAATAGTACATCCTAAACTCATTTTAAAGCATGTTTTTAATTCAAACGGTACCTGTACCGGGACAAAAGAGGTAAAAAATGACATTGCTATGATACGTCTTAAAAATCCATTAACAATCTCTAAGACAATAAGCATAATTAg GCTCCCATCTCAAGATGAACAAGATTCTTCATTTTGCGGTAAAATAGCTGTGGTAACTGGATTTGGAAATACATTTCACAATCAACCTACACAAGATTTGCATGCTGTAAATATTACAATGCCTGCAGTAAATGACTGCGAAAACGGTTTTATTTGTGTTTCAAATGGAAAACCTCCAAG aggAACTTGTCAAGGCGATTCTGGAGGACCTTTGGTTATAAATGGAATACAATATGGACTTACATCATATGGAACATCAAATATTTCTGCTCCAGAAATATTTTGTGAGGATTTTCATACTACGTATTACgttaatatcataaaatatagaaaatggATATCCCAAAATTCTGACGTcgacaaaaaatataactatatataa
- the LOC126742269 gene encoding uncharacterized protein LOC126742269 has product MPIIKKNRNWQLLELITTPFAWYNQTCIIRHQPLYIAVSKNGNNEGDLRQISGTGLHECKPYQNKLCHLPRFSADILQGPECAKILYQGATVKELSQYCPMDCHSATSMTISEIKDETYVITHPKQDMTISCDKSKPQKLDTTLARQGSIKIFLPCKCHLSVGNAVIIPENFPCPENITTNAIVTHIIPATWSNLNSYILNPNIISTPPLYKNISECLNTNWTLEIPHLNLTSSDNTLKNILKSVEKNYPNVITYGDTHSFHGDSFFLIWNITISILVAYILIKQNRIAIVAAVPQIRGEIDCHEKSSSTSVNHEALYIIISTSCLLYLLFLFTYILYITLRYFKNKPKNSTTTQNPMSIRNAKTFDETILYPIPDPGNDPEPSVEPNAMSRFRLDIKNSASLLSLSPGKKVDASIERIEIE; this is encoded by the coding sequence atgccaataattaagaaaaacagaaattggCAACTACTAGAGTTAATAACCACACCCTTTGCTTGGTATAACCAGACCTGTATTATACGCCACCAACCGCTATACATTGCAGTGTCCAAAAACGGAAATAACGAGGGCGACTTAAGACAAATATCGGGGACAGGCCTACATGAATGTAAGCcataccaaaataaattatgccaTTTACCCAGATTCTCAGCAGACATCCTACAAGGGCCTGAATGTGCGAAAATCCTATATCAAGGGGCAACAGTAAAAGAATTAAGCCAATACTGCCCAATGGACTGCCACTCAGCAACATCGATGACAATATCCGAAATTAAAGACGAAACTTATGTCATTACCCACCCGAAACAGGACATGACCATCTCTTGTGATAAAAGTAAGCCTCAGAAATTAGACACGACATTAGCACGTCAAGGCTCTATCAAAATTTTCCTCCCATGCAAATGCCACCTCAGCGTAGGCAATGCAGTTATTATACCTGAAAATTTCCCTTGTCCAGAAAACATCACTACCAATGCAATAGTAACCCACATAATACCTGCAACCTGGTCAAATCTAAATTCCTATATCCTCAATCCCAACATTATTAGTACCCCACCACTCTACAAAAACATTTCCGAATGCCTAAATACAAATTGGACACTAGAGATACCCCATCTTAACCTCACATCCAGCGATAACaccttaaaaaacattctaaaaTCAGTAGAGAAAAACTATCCAAATGTAATCACTTATGGTGATACACATAGCTTTCACGGGGactcattttttctaatttggaaCATAACCATTTCAATCTTGGTAGCATACAtcctaattaaacaaaatagaatAGCAATAGTAGCGGCAGTTCCACAAATACGTGGAGAAATAGACTGTCATGAAAAAAGCTCCTCAACAAGTGTTAATCACGAGGCTCTCTATATAATAATTTCCACTTCATGTTTACTTTACCTTCTAttcttatttacttatattttatatataacgcTCAGATACttcaaaaacaaaccaaaaaattcaACTACAACCCAAAATCCCATGTCCATTAGAAATGCAAAAACATTTGACGAAACAATATTATACCCAATCCCCGACCCAGGCAATGACCCCGAACCGAGCGTCGAACCAAACGCCATGTCAAGGTTCCGgctagatataaaaaatagtgcTAGCCTTTTATCACTGTCCCCTGGTAAAAAAGTAGATGCTAGTATAGAACGCATCGAAATAgaataa